Within the Aquabacterium sp. A3 genome, the region ACGGCATCCCCCGCCGCTACCTGCAGCGCATCCTGAGCCCCTGGGCTGTCAAGCGCCTCGAAGAATTCGGCGGCGACATCCGTCAGTTCAAGGTGGTCAAGCGCTACCCCAGCATCCTCAAGCAGGTGGGCATCGCCAAGACCGAACCCGGTGACGAGAACAACCAGGACATCTCCAGCCTGGTGGGTAAGGTCGACATCCGCAAACTCGAAACCTACGCCCAGGACGACCCGGACGCCTACAGCTACTCGGGTGGCCTGTGCCTGGCCAACCAGGGCCTGCTTGAGTTTGTGGAAATGTTCAAGGCACCGATCAAGGTGCTGCACCCGCTGCTGACCGCCACGCAAGAGGGCAACTTCAAGGGCACGGAAGGCTTCGGCGCCATCCCGTTTGACGGCGTGGTGCTGGCGCACAGCAACGAAAGCGAGTGGAAGGCCTTCCGCAACAACAAGAACAACGAAGCCTTCCTGGACCGGATCTACATCGTGAAGGTGCCGTATTGCCTGCGCGTGAGCGAAGAGATCAAGATCTACGAGAAGCTCGTGCGGGGTTCTTCATTGGCCAAGGCACCGTGTGCGCCGGGCACGCTCAAGATGATGAGCCAGTTCGCGGTGCTCACCCGCCTGAAGGAGCCTGAAAACAGCAGCATCTTCAGCAAGATGCAGGTGTACGACGGCGAAAGCCTCAAGGACACCGACCCCAAGGCCAAGTCCATCCAGGAGTACCGCGATTACGCCGGTGTGGACGAGGGCATGAGCGGCATTTCCACGCGCTTCGCGTTCAAGATCATCTCGAAGGTCTTCAACTTCGATCCGGCCGAGGTGGCGGCCAACCCCGTGCACCTGATGTACGTGCTGGAGCAGCAGATCGAGCGCGAGCAGTTCCCGGCCGAGACCGAGCAGAAGTACATCGCCTACATCAAGGAGATGCTGGCACCGCGCTATGCCGAGTTCATCGGCAAGGAGATCCAGACGGCCTACCTGGAAAGTTATTCCGAATACGGCCAGAACATCTTCGACCGCTACGTGACCTACGCCGACTACTGGATTCAGGACCAGGAATACCGCGACACCGACACCGGCGAGATCTTTGACCGCCAGTCGCTGAACGCCGAGCTGGAGAAGATCGAAAAGCCGGCCGGCATCGCCAACCCGAAGGATTTCCGCAACGAGATCGTGAACTTCGTGCTGCGGGCCCGTGCCAACAATGGCGGCAAGAACCCGCTGTGGACCAGTTACGAGAAGCTGCGCACCGTGATCGAGAAGAAGATGTTCAGCAACACCGAAGAGTTGTTGCCGGTCATCAGCTTCAACGCCAAGGCCAGCGCCGACGAGGCCAAGAAGCACGAGGACTTTGTCAACCGCATGGTCGACAAGGGCTACACCCCCAAGCAGGTGCGATTGCTGTGCGAGTGGTACCTGCGGGTGCGTAAATCGTCCTGACCTGGCGAGGCGGCTTCAGCGACCCTCAGGCAGTGCAGAAACGGACAAGCGATGCGGCAACACATCATCGATCGGCGGCTGGCGGGCAAGAACAAATCCATTGGCAACCGCGAGCGCTTTCTGCGGCGCTACAAGACGCAGGTGCGCGAGGCCGTGCAGCGCGCCATCAATGGGCGCAGCATCCGCGACATCGAAAAGGGCGAAGACATCGCCATCCCCAAGAAGGACTTGTCTGAGCCCACCTTTCGCCACGGCGAGGGCGGCACGCGCGAGGTGGTGCACCCGGGCAACCGCGAGTACGTGCAGGGCGATCGCATCGAAAAACCCCAAGGCGGGGGCGGGCAGGGCAGTGGCAACGGCCAGGCCAGCGACTCGGGCGAGGGTGAGGACGACTTCGTCTTCAGCCTGAGCAAGGAAGAGTTCATGCAGGTCTTTTTTGAAGACCTGGCCTTGCCCAACCTGGTGCGCACCGCCCTGGCCGAGGTGCCTGAGTGGAAGAGCCAGCGCGCCGGCTTCAGCAGCGATGGCACACCGAACAATCTGCACGTGGTGCGGTCGATGCGGGGCTCATTGGGCCGGCGCATTGCGCTGGGGGCCTCCAGCCGCCGAGAAATCGCCGAACTGGAAGACCGTCTGACCGAACTGCAGGCCTTGCCCGAGTCGCTGGACGCGGCCGTGATGCGCGATCGTGCGGCCGAGATCGATGAGATCGAGCAGCGCCTGAAGCACCTGCGCGGACGCGTGGCCGGCATTCCCTTCCTCGACCCGATCGACCTGCGGTTTCGCAGCCGCGTCAAGGTGCCGGTGCCCACCACCAAGGCGGTGATGTTCTGCGTGATGGACGTCTCTGGCTCGATGGACGAGCAGCGCAAGGAGCTGTCCAAGCGGTTCTTCATCCTGCTGTACCTGTTCCTGACCCGGCACTACGACAAGATCGAGCTGGTCTTCATCCGTCACCACACCCAGGCGGCCGAGGTGACGGAAGACGAGTTTTTCCACGCCACCGAGACCGGGGGCACGGTGGTCTCCAGCGCCCTGGTGCTGCTCGATGAGGTGATTCGTGCCAGATACCCCACCAGCGAGTGGAATCTGTACGTGGCGCAGGCATCCGACGGTGACAACTGGCATCATGACTCCAGCCGTTGTCGCGAGATCCTGGAAGACAAGATCCTGCCGCTGGTGCGCTATTTCGCCTATGTGCAGGTGGCGCAGACCGAGCAGAACCTCTGGGACGAGTACATGGGCCTGGCCGAGAGCCACAAGCACTTTGCCATGCGCAAGGTGCTGGACGCCTCGCAGATCTATCCGGTGTTCAGGGAGCTGTTCAAGAAGGAAGGGGTCGACGCATGAGCGCACTGCTTTCGTCCATACAGCCTGACAAGCCGCTGCCAGGCACCTCCGACTGGTCGTTCGATCTGATTGACCAGTACCACGAGGTCATTCGGTCTACCGCGCAGCGTTACCAGCTCGACACCTATCCCAATCAACTCGAGATCATCACGGCCGAGCAGATGATGGACGCCTACGCCAGCGTGGGCATGCCGGTGAACTACCGGCACTGGTCTTACGGCAAAGAGTTCATTGCCACCGAGAAGAACTACCGCCGGGGCTACATGGGCCTGGCCTACGAGATCGTCATCAACTCCAACCCCTGCATCAGCTACCTGATGGAGGAAAACACCATGGCCATGCAGGCCCTGGTGATCGCGCACGCGGCCTACGGACACAACAGCTTCTTCAAGGGCAACTACCTGTTCCGCATGTGGACGGATGCGGGCTCCATCATCGACTACCTGGTCTATGCCAAGAACTACGTGGCGCGCTGTGAAGAGCGTTACGGGGTGGATGTGGTCGAGGAGTTCCTGGATTCGTGCCATGCCTTGCAGAACCACGGGGTGGACCGTTATCGTCGCCCTGGCAAGTTGTCGCTGGACAAGGAATTGGCCCGTCAGGAAGAGCGCGAGGCCTACCTGCAGCAGCAGGTCAATGACCTGTGGCGAACCCTGCCCAGGCGCGCCGATCGCGCAGAAGAAGAAACGGTGCGACGCTTTCCGGCAGAGCCTCAGGAAAACCTGCTGTACTTCATCGAGAAGCACGCGCCCTTGCTGGAGCCCTGGCAGCGCGAGATTGTGCGCATCGTGCGCAAGATTGCCCAGTATTTCTACCCGCAGCGTCAGACCCAGGTCATGAACGAGGGGTGGGCCACCTTCTGGCACTACACCTTGCTCAACACCATGTACGACGATGGCTGGTTGAGCGACGGCATCATGCTGGAATGGTTGCAATCGCACACCAACGTGGTGTACCAGCCTCCGGTGGGGCACCGGGCCTACAGCGGCTTGAACCCCTATGCCCTGGGCTTCGCGATGTACACCGATCTCAAGCGGATTTGCGAAAACCCGACCGAGGAAGATCGGGCCTGGTTTCCGGATTTTGCCGGCTCGGCCGTCGGCACGCCCAAAGAGGCGCACGCCTGGCTCAAGACCCTGGATTACGCCATGCGTAACTTCAAGGACGAGAGCTTCATCGGGCAGTTCCTGTCGCCCAAGGTGATGCGGGATTTCCGCTTGTTCTCCATCCGCGACGAAGAGGAAGACAGCGAGTACGAGGTCAGCGCCATCCACGACGACGCCGGGTACCGCCGTCTGCGCGAGACACTGTCACGCCAGTACGACCTGGGCACGCGCGAGCCCAACATCCAGGTCTGGAGCGTGAACCTCCGGGGCGATCGATCGCTGACCCTGCGTCACGCACAACACAACGGGCGGCCGTTGAACGACGGCACGCGCGAGGTGCTCAAGCACGTGGCCCGCCTGTGGGGCTTTCCGGTGCACATGGAAAGCGTCGATGCGTCGGGAGACGTTCGGCAGCAATGGACGGTCGTCCCGGCATCGATGGAGTGACATTCGTCACGCCTGGGACGCGCAATTCGCCTGGTGAAATTCTCAGCCCCGGAATAAGCCCCCGGGGCACTTGTTTATCGGCCTAAAGATTCGGCGCCGGCGGCAAAGAATGCTGTTCAAGCAGCACATCTTTGCCCACCATGTCCGACCAAGGTTCCCAAGACAAGCAGTTGCCCGCCAGTGAGCGGAAGCTGCGCAAAGCCCGAGAAGACGGCGACGTCGTCCGCTCGCGGGACCTGGGGCATTTTCTGGTGATCCTCGCGGCCACGGGGGTGCTGATGGGCTTGACACCGCTCTGGGTGGAGCGCCTCAAGGCCCAGGTGGTGTCGGGATTGCGCTTTGACGCGCGCACGGTGGCCGCCCCCGACATGATGGTGGAGCGCCTGTCCCGCTGGTCCGTGGATGCCTTGTGGCTGGTGGTGCCCTTTGGGCTGGCCATCGCCCTGGCGTCGCTGGCGGCGGGGGTGCTGGCTGGCGGCTGGGTGCTCTCTTTCAAGGCGGTGGCGCCCAAGTTCAGCAAGCTCAATCCCATCCAGGGGCTGGGCAATCTGTTTGCCAAAAAGCAGCTCATTGATGCGCTCAAGGGCAGTGCGCTGGCATTGATTCTGGGCACGGTCGGGGCGTTTTTGTTGTACCGATCCTGGCCCTCGATGGTGGACTTGCTGTCACGCCCCCTGCCGGCCGCGTTCGCGGACTTGGGCTACACGATGGGCTCGGTGCTGGGGGCGATGTTGCTGGTGATTGCCTTGTTCGCCCTCATCGACTGGCCCTTGCAGAAGTTCCTGTTTGCCCAGCGCATGCGCATGAGCCATCAAGAGGCCAAGGACGAGCTCAAGCAGACCGAAGGCAACCTGGAGGTCAAGGGCCGCATGAAGCAGAAGATGCGCGAGATGTCGCGCAAGCGCATGCTGGCCGCGGTGCCGACGGCCGATCTGGTGGTGATGAACCCCACCCACTACGCTGTGGCGCTGAAGTACGACGAAGCCCGCATGGGTGCCCCTCGCGTGGTGGCCAAAGGGGTGGATGTGCTGGCCTTGAAGATTCGCGATGTGGCCACCGAGCACAAGGTGCCGGTGCTGGAGGCCCCGCCGCTGGCGCGCGCCCTGTATGCCCACACCGAGCTGGACATGGAGATTCCCGTGGCGCTGTACAGCGCCGTGGCCCAGGTGCTGGCTTACGTCTTCCAACTGCGTCAGGCCCTCAGTGGCCAGGCCCCCATGCCCGGCACCATGCCGGACCTGGACGTGCCGCGCGAGATGGACCCGCACCACCAGACCCCACAGCCCGTTTGAGCAGGCAGGTAGCACATGAACGCCTTCGTGATGCAATTGCAACGTCTGACCGGCGCCGACGCCCGGCAGCTCCAGACCGTGGCGGCGCCCCTGGTCGTCATCGTCATCCTGTCGTTGATGGTGCTGCCCCTGCCGCCGCTGGTGCTGGACATGTTCTTCACCATCAACATCGCCTTGTCGCTGATGGTGATGATGGTGGCGGCCAGCATGCTCAAGCCGCTGGACTTTGCGGCCTTCCCGGCGGTGCTGCTGCTGACCACCTTGCTGCGCCTGTCGCTGAACGTGGCCTCCACCCGGGTGGTGCTGATGGAAGGGCACACCGGAGCCGGGGCCGCCGGCCGCGTGATCGAGGCGTTTGGTCATTTCCTGATCGGTGGCAACTTCGCGGTGGGCCTGATCGTGTTCGCGGTGCTGGTGGTGATCAACTTCGTGGTGATCACCAAGGGCGCCGAGCGGATCGCCGAAGTCAGCGCCCGCTTCACCCTGGACGCCATGCCCGGCAAGCAAATGGCCATTGACGCTGACCTGAGCGCGGGCCTGATCGATGAGAAGGAAGCCAAGAAGCGCCGTCGCGAGGTGGGCGAAGAGGCCGAGTTCCATGGCTCCATGGACGGTGCCTCGAAGTTCGTGCGCGGTGATGCCATCGCCGGCATCCTGATCCTGTTCATCAACATCATCGGCGGCATGATCATTGGCATGAGCCAGCACAACCTGGGTGCCGGTGACGCGGCCGATGCGTATGTGGTGCTGGCCATCGGTGACGCCCTGGTGGCCCAGATTCCCGGTTTGTTGATCTCGGTGGCAGCCGCCATCGTGGTGTCGCGCGTGGGCAAAGAGCAGGATGTGGGCGGCCAGATCCGCGAGCAGATGTTCGAAAACCCCAAGGTGCTGGCCACGGCGGCGGGCATCATCGGTTTGCTGGGCGTGATCCCCGGCATGCCGTTCCTGATTTTTGTGCCGGTGGCAGGTGGGCTGGGTTACTGGGCCTGGTCCATGAACGAAAAGCAAAAGCGCGCGGCCAATGCCCCCAAGAAGGAAGAGGCCCCGGTGGCACCCGCCAACCCGAATGGCGAAGCCACCTGGGACGACCTGCAGCCTGTGGACACCCTCGGCCTGGAGGTGGGCTACCGCCTCATCCAGCTGGTGGACAAAGAGCGTGGCGGCGATCTGCTCAACCGCATCAAGGGCGTGCGCCGCAAGTTTGCGCAAGAGGTGGGCTTCTTGCCGCCTTCGGTGCACATCAAGGACAACCTGGAGCTTCGCCCCAGCGTGTACCGCATCACCTTGCGGGGCGCTGTGGTGGGCGAGGGCGAGGTGTTCCCCAACATGTTGATGGCCATCAACCCCGGGCACGTCACCAACCCGATTGCCGGTACAGCGGCCGTGGACCCCGCCTTTGGCCTGCCCGCGGTGTGGATCGAAGAGCGTCAGCGGGATGCGGCGCAAATGGCCGGCTACACCGTGGTTGATCCCTCGACCGTGGTGGCCACCCATCTTTCACACTTGATGCAACTCCAGGCAGCCAAGCTGCTGGGACGGATCGAGACCCAGCAACTGGTCGAGCATGTGACCAAGCTGGCCCCGAAACTGATTGAAGACGTGGTTCCCAAAATGATCGGCATCTCTACCCTGCAGAAGGTGCTCCAGCTCTTGCTGGAGGAAGGGGTGCACATCCGCGAC harbors:
- a CDS encoding PrkA family serine protein kinase, whose translation is MDVISNFAARYERTREEEYTLEEYLEICKRDKTAFATAAERMLQAIGEPQMIDTRNDPRLSRIFTNKIIKVYPAFEEFFGMEDAIEQVVSYFRHAAQGLEEKKQILYLLGPVGGGKSSIAERLKSLAEKVPFYAIKGSPVNESPLGLFDPVEDGPILEKEYGIPRRYLQRILSPWAVKRLEEFGGDIRQFKVVKRYPSILKQVGIAKTEPGDENNQDISSLVGKVDIRKLETYAQDDPDAYSYSGGLCLANQGLLEFVEMFKAPIKVLHPLLTATQEGNFKGTEGFGAIPFDGVVLAHSNESEWKAFRNNKNNEAFLDRIYIVKVPYCLRVSEEIKIYEKLVRGSSLAKAPCAPGTLKMMSQFAVLTRLKEPENSSIFSKMQVYDGESLKDTDPKAKSIQEYRDYAGVDEGMSGISTRFAFKIISKVFNFDPAEVAANPVHLMYVLEQQIEREQFPAETEQKYIAYIKEMLAPRYAEFIGKEIQTAYLESYSEYGQNIFDRYVTYADYWIQDQEYRDTDTGEIFDRQSLNAELEKIEKPAGIANPKDFRNEIVNFVLRARANNGGKNPLWTSYEKLRTVIEKKMFSNTEELLPVISFNAKASADEAKKHEDFVNRMVDKGYTPKQVRLLCEWYLRVRKSS
- a CDS encoding YeaH/YhbH family protein translates to MRQHIIDRRLAGKNKSIGNRERFLRRYKTQVREAVQRAINGRSIRDIEKGEDIAIPKKDLSEPTFRHGEGGTREVVHPGNREYVQGDRIEKPQGGGGQGSGNGQASDSGEGEDDFVFSLSKEEFMQVFFEDLALPNLVRTALAEVPEWKSQRAGFSSDGTPNNLHVVRSMRGSLGRRIALGASSRREIAELEDRLTELQALPESLDAAVMRDRAAEIDEIEQRLKHLRGRVAGIPFLDPIDLRFRSRVKVPVPTTKAVMFCVMDVSGSMDEQRKELSKRFFILLYLFLTRHYDKIELVFIRHHTQAAEVTEDEFFHATETGGTVVSSALVLLDEVIRARYPTSEWNLYVAQASDGDNWHHDSSRCREILEDKILPLVRYFAYVQVAQTEQNLWDEYMGLAESHKHFAMRKVLDASQIYPVFRELFKKEGVDA
- a CDS encoding SpoVR family protein; the encoded protein is MSALLSSIQPDKPLPGTSDWSFDLIDQYHEVIRSTAQRYQLDTYPNQLEIITAEQMMDAYASVGMPVNYRHWSYGKEFIATEKNYRRGYMGLAYEIVINSNPCISYLMEENTMAMQALVIAHAAYGHNSFFKGNYLFRMWTDAGSIIDYLVYAKNYVARCEERYGVDVVEEFLDSCHALQNHGVDRYRRPGKLSLDKELARQEEREAYLQQQVNDLWRTLPRRADRAEEETVRRFPAEPQENLLYFIEKHAPLLEPWQREIVRIVRKIAQYFYPQRQTQVMNEGWATFWHYTLLNTMYDDGWLSDGIMLEWLQSHTNVVYQPPVGHRAYSGLNPYALGFAMYTDLKRICENPTEEDRAWFPDFAGSAVGTPKEAHAWLKTLDYAMRNFKDESFIGQFLSPKVMRDFRLFSIRDEEEDSEYEVSAIHDDAGYRRLRETLSRQYDLGTREPNIQVWSVNLRGDRSLTLRHAQHNGRPLNDGTREVLKHVARLWGFPVHMESVDASGDVRQQWTVVPASME
- the flhB gene encoding flagellar biosynthesis protein FlhB, giving the protein MSDQGSQDKQLPASERKLRKAREDGDVVRSRDLGHFLVILAATGVLMGLTPLWVERLKAQVVSGLRFDARTVAAPDMMVERLSRWSVDALWLVVPFGLAIALASLAAGVLAGGWVLSFKAVAPKFSKLNPIQGLGNLFAKKQLIDALKGSALALILGTVGAFLLYRSWPSMVDLLSRPLPAAFADLGYTMGSVLGAMLLVIALFALIDWPLQKFLFAQRMRMSHQEAKDELKQTEGNLEVKGRMKQKMREMSRKRMLAAVPTADLVVMNPTHYAVALKYDEARMGAPRVVAKGVDVLALKIRDVATEHKVPVLEAPPLARALYAHTELDMEIPVALYSAVAQVLAYVFQLRQALSGQAPMPGTMPDLDVPREMDPHHQTPQPV
- the flhA gene encoding flagellar biosynthesis protein FlhA, which produces MNAFVMQLQRLTGADARQLQTVAAPLVVIVILSLMVLPLPPLVLDMFFTINIALSLMVMMVAASMLKPLDFAAFPAVLLLTTLLRLSLNVASTRVVLMEGHTGAGAAGRVIEAFGHFLIGGNFAVGLIVFAVLVVINFVVITKGAERIAEVSARFTLDAMPGKQMAIDADLSAGLIDEKEAKKRRREVGEEAEFHGSMDGASKFVRGDAIAGILILFINIIGGMIIGMSQHNLGAGDAADAYVVLAIGDALVAQIPGLLISVAAAIVVSRVGKEQDVGGQIREQMFENPKVLATAAGIIGLLGVIPGMPFLIFVPVAGGLGYWAWSMNEKQKRAANAPKKEEAPVAPANPNGEATWDDLQPVDTLGLEVGYRLIQLVDKERGGDLLNRIKGVRRKFAQEVGFLPPSVHIKDNLELRPSVYRITLRGAVVGEGEVFPNMLMAINPGHVTNPIAGTAAVDPAFGLPAVWIEERQRDAAQMAGYTVVDPSTVVATHLSHLMQLQAAKLLGRIETQQLVEHVTKLAPKLIEDVVPKMIGISTLQKVLQLLLEEGVHIRDMRSIIETIAEQAAIMPNVVNDPSELARRIRIGLAPAIVQQIYGPVKELDVIAIEPDLERLLTQALTSANGPMLDPGVADHLTREAAEASNRQENMGQPACLLVPDAIRPSVARLLKRAAPRLKVLGHSEIPETHSIRIGTLIGGHA